TTGCTTCGGCGAGCAACGGCTCAACAAGCTCTGCCCTTATCAATTCGGAATCCACCAGCAGCTCGATCCAGTACATCGACTCATCGCATTCCTCCTCGCAGATCCCCAGCTTCGCGCGAAACTCGGCGGCCGACCTAGCCCGGCAAGCCGCGCGGTAGTTTGCGCCAACCGACGTGCCGGAACGGAGCAGCTGGTTGCCCAACACCCGTCCGATCCGGTCGTCACCCAGACTCTGCACCAATTTAACCACCCGCAGACCAAACGCCTTGGTGCGCTGCTTAAACTCTTCCTGCTTCGACATTCAGTCCCCCACCCGCCATCTTGCCCCAGGACTTACTCCAATCTGCAATCAGCAATCCGAGATCCGCAATCAGTTCGC
This genomic interval from Posidoniimonas corsicana contains the following:
- a CDS encoding four helix bundle protein translates to MSKQEEFKQRTKAFGLRVVKLVQSLGDDRIGRVLGNQLLRSGTSVGANYRAACRARSAAEFRAKLGICEEECDESMYWIELLVDSELIRAELVEPLLAEANELLSMIVASINTSRNK